Within the Medicago truncatula cultivar Jemalong A17 chromosome 4, MtrunA17r5.0-ANR, whole genome shotgun sequence genome, the region CTTTGGTTCAACAATTCACAGGTTGTCCTACCATAAAATCTGCCATGTCATTTGCAACACACAAGGGACCTATCACCTTGAATTTCCAACAACCTCATCATGTACCTGTGCCACAACCACATCAACTGGTTCCTAAGCAACAATTGATGCAAGAACAGCACCAAAGTCAAAGTAATTTTCTTCCAACTGGCTTGGAGGTCTCTGATTATGGTTTGCATATGAATAATGATTTGTCCAATGTTTTATATATGTGATGAAAATTTCTATAAAGGATTAATCAAGTATATGCAATAACTCCATAGAGTTGTATCATATAGCTATCttaggaaataaaataaattcttctCCATTTAAAGGCTGTATTGTATGAATCCAATTTTTAATCTTGTCCTTTTTCTACGGTGAGTACTACTTCACATATTACAACAATTTCTTATTCTTGTTATTGactcttgttctttttgttgtaCTTGTATATGGTATACAGATTTGGTT harbors:
- the LOC25493425 gene encoding VQ motif-containing protein 22, with protein sequence MNGIATTTDDQCMQFYHHHHQQPFMDISMEGFSHATMVTTSPTMSSNGHLTPKNNTFKPIRKRSRASKKTPITLLNANSTNFRALVQQFTGCPTIKSAMSFATHKGPITLNFQQPHHVPVPQPHQLVPKQQLMQEQHQSQSNFLPTGLEVSDYGLHMNNDLSNVLYM